In Pseudomonas saudiphocaensis, one DNA window encodes the following:
- a CDS encoding glutamate-5-semialdehyde dehydrogenase, giving the protein MTEPVQDYMTRLGRAAREASRVLARASTAQKNRALHAAAAALDAARDELLAANQLDLDAGRVNGLDEAMLDRLALTPARIDDMIEGLRQVATLPDPIGEIRDMRYLPSGIQVGRMRVPLGVVGIIYESRPNVTIDAASLCLKSGNATILRGGSEAIHSNQAIARCIQLGLAEAELPAAAVQVVETTDRAAVGALISMPEFVDVIVPRGGKGLIERISRDATVPVIKHLDGICHVYIDVAADLDKAIRVADNAKTQRYAPCNAMETLLVHADIAPRVLPPLAAIYRDKGVELRGCPRTRELLGAEVLVATEEDWGTEYNAPILSIRVVDSLDEAIEHINRYGSQHTDAIVSENFSDARRFITEVDSASVMINASTRFADGFEYGLGAEIGISTDKLHARGPVGLEGLTSEKYLVFGDGHVRT; this is encoded by the coding sequence ATGACCGAGCCCGTACAGGACTACATGACCCGCCTCGGCCGCGCCGCGCGTGAGGCGTCACGCGTGCTTGCGCGTGCCTCTACCGCGCAGAAGAACCGCGCGCTGCATGCGGCGGCTGCTGCGCTGGATGCAGCACGCGACGAACTGCTTGCCGCCAACCAGCTGGATCTCGATGCCGGCCGTGTCAACGGCCTCGATGAGGCCATGCTCGACCGCCTAGCACTGACCCCGGCGCGTATCGACGATATGATCGAAGGCTTGCGCCAGGTCGCGACCCTGCCGGACCCGATCGGCGAGATCCGCGACATGCGCTATCTGCCTTCCGGCATCCAGGTCGGCCGCATGCGGGTACCGCTGGGCGTGGTTGGGATCATCTACGAATCGCGTCCCAACGTGACCATCGACGCCGCCAGCCTTTGCCTGAAGTCGGGCAACGCCACCATCCTGCGCGGCGGCTCCGAGGCGATCCACTCGAACCAGGCGATTGCCCGCTGCATCCAGCTGGGCCTGGCCGAGGCCGAACTGCCAGCCGCTGCCGTGCAGGTAGTCGAAACCACTGATCGTGCCGCCGTAGGGGCGCTGATCAGCATGCCCGAATTTGTCGATGTCATCGTCCCGCGCGGCGGCAAGGGCCTGATCGAGCGCATCAGCCGCGATGCCACCGTGCCGGTGATCAAGCACCTGGATGGCATCTGCCATGTCTACATCGACGTGGCCGCCGATCTGGACAAGGCCATCCGTGTCGCCGACAACGCCAAGACCCAGCGCTACGCGCCCTGCAATGCCATGGAGACGCTGCTGGTACACGCTGACATCGCGCCACGCGTGCTGCCGCCGCTGGCTGCCATCTACCGTGACAAGGGTGTGGAGCTGCGCGGCTGTCCGCGCACCCGCGAGCTGCTGGGTGCAGAGGTGCTGGTTGCCACAGAAGAAGACTGGGGCACCGAATACAACGCGCCGATCCTCTCGATCCGCGTGGTCGACTCGCTGGATGAGGCCATCGAACACATTAACCGTTACGGTTCGCAGCATACCGATGCCATCGTCAGCGAGAACTTCAGCGACGCCCGCCGCTTCATCACTGAAGTGGACTCGGCGTCGGTGATGATCAATGCTTCTACCCGCTTCGCCGATGGCTTCGAGTACGGCCTGGGTGCCGAGATCGGCATTTCCACCGACAAACTGCACGCGCGCGGCCCGGTTGGGCTGGAAGGCCTGACCAGCGAGAAGTACCTGGTCTTCGGCGACGGTCACGTGCGTACTTGA